Proteins from a genomic interval of Plodia interpunctella isolate USDA-ARS_2022_Savannah chromosome 20, ilPloInte3.2, whole genome shotgun sequence:
- the LOC128678848 gene encoding uncharacterized protein LOC128678848, with amino-acid sequence MDLEPDPDPPDPKDDSGDFADTTNSIFSKPMFFVDEYDHSNIAEFVNIKNKKKEKKNKLSNSFKTKHTDKQLSMRPLQQALVSENLILNKKTPNIAGPPLQVESSLEPASVTQRAPKVAESPYRTFYMQTDPGPYMVQATLISEPMSGTTLHPLKFGSFLMKNGLGNILQDGIKRIGRNRISITFKTCSDANNFLNVMSKNLDYKVAIPTFNICKMGLVKGIPVEWTHEDIKMNLQIPDGYGPIVKSRRLSRRTVNSDSVSWTPTQSVVLTFDGQALPSRVYSFFSSIPVEQYIFPTIQCFNCCRFGHTRNNCRSKPRCSKCSGEHSGLSCLVTEYVCVNCSEPHMATNKLCPEFNRQTNIKKHMSENSTSYQEAAKLFPFKNTYSHVATSLQSSHPPSSNSVLDNNNIHSYKKTIVKKPKQAPSHSPGYDKQEHNSLIRSISFEETRTTGTALPANKAPLPSSEELNKLLSTLVNIIANSNLPESVAVTIINNISISIFNIFKHGSSPPVEL; translated from the coding sequence atggaTTTGGAGCCGGACCCGGATCCTCCGGATCCGAAAGATGATTCAGGAGATTTTGCTGATACTACCAATAGCATCTTCAGCAAACCTATGTTTTTTGTTGATGAATATGATCATTCAAATATTGCAGAGTTTGTTaacatcaaaaacaaaaagaaagaaaagaaaaataaattatctaattctttCAAAACCAAACATACAGATAAGCAATTGTCAATGCGGCCACTGCAGCAGGCTCTGGTGTcagaaaatttgattttaaataagaaaacgcCAAATATCGCGGGTCCCCCCTTGCAGGTCGAATCTTCTCTCGAGCCTGCTTCAGTGACTCAAAGGGCACCTAAAGTAGCTGAATCTCCATATAGAACATTTTATATGCAAACTGACCCTGGTCCATATATGGTACAAGCAACTCTGATATCAGAACCCATGTCAGGTACCACACTGCATCCCCTGAAGTTTGGCAGCTTTTTGATGAAGAACGGATTAGGAAATATACTTCAGGACGGTATTAAACGAATAGGGAGGAACCGcatttcaattacttttaaaacatgTAGTGATGCCAACAATTTCTTAAATGTAATGTCCaaaaatttagattataaGGTTGCGATCCCAACATTCAATATTTGTAAGATGGGCTTGGTTAAGGGAATCCCAGTAGAATGGACCCATGaggatattaaaatgaatttacaaaTACCGGACGGGTATGGACCAATAGTTAAGTCCCGCAGATTGAGTAGGAGGACTGTAAACTCAGACTCAGTTTCATGGACTCCTACTCAGTCAGTGGTCCTAACCTTTGATGGACAGGCCTTGCCCTCAAGAGTGTATTCCTTCTTTTCGAGCATCCCCGtggaacaatatatttttccaactATTCAGTGCTTCAATTGCTGCCGTTTTGGTCACACTAGAAATAACTGTAGGAGTAAACCAAGATGCAGCAAATGTAGTGGGGAACACAGTGGGCTCTCATGCCTGGTGACTGAATATGTCTGTGTCAATTGTTCTGAACCTCACATGGCAACAAATAAGCTGTGCCCTGAGTTCAATAGGcaaacaaatatcaaaaaacaTATGTCTGAAAACTCAACTTCTTATCAGGAAGCAGCAAAGCTATTTCCCTTTAAGAATACCTATTCTCATGTAGCGACTTCCTTGCAATCCTCACATCCTCCCTCTTCAAATTCTGTTCTTGACAATAACAATATCCATTCTTATAAGAAAACTATTGTTAAGAAACCTAAACAAGCACCAAGTCATTCTCCAGGTTATGATAAGCAGGAACATAATTCCTTGATACGCTCCATCTCCTTTGAAGAAACTAGAACTACAGGTACAGCTCTCCCAGCAAATAAAGCACCTTTACCCTCATCAGAGGAACTTAATAAGTTGTTATCAACACTTGTTAACATTATTGCTAATTCTAACCTTCCAGAATCCGTTGctgttacaataataaacaatatttcaatatcaatttttaatatatttaaacatggATCAAGTCCTCCAGTGGAACTGTAA